In a single window of the Helicoverpa zea isolate HzStark_Cry1AcR chromosome 9, ilHelZeax1.1, whole genome shotgun sequence genome:
- the LOC124633050 gene encoding heparan sulfate glucosamine 3-O-sulfotransferase 3A1 — MRWISVISKRTMFICFILFFLLYLFYSLNSCLVDENKFTIKYLQLKQQISKYRAASIRFASLFGFSVDENYKYRRLKQNQVPVKRLPDALIIGVKKCGTRALLEFLRLHPDVRAAGSEVHFFDKFYHKGFEWYRDKMPPTLEGQITMEKTPSYWVTRSAPRRVYAMNPSVKLLAVVRDPVTRAISDYTQSASKRPALPRFKDLALVNSSAGWGGAPSVVDASWPPVRLGVYARPLRRWLRRFPRPKLLFISGERLVADPAAEMARVQEFLGLKRVITEKHFYFNSTKGFPCLLKSESRSTPHCLGKTKGRSHPHIDAKTLERLRDFYRPFNERFYQLAGMNFGWP; from the exons ATGAGATGGATATCAGTGATATCAAAGAGGacgatgtttatttgttttatattattctttctcTTATATTTATTCTATTCATTGAATTCTTGTTTAGTTGACGAAAACAAG tttacaataaaatacttacaactAAAGCAGCAAATATCAAAGTACAGGGCTGCAAGCATCCGTTTCGCTTCGTTATTTGGGTTCAGTGTAGACGAGAATTACAAATACAGGCGACTGAAGCAAAACCAAGTGCCGGTCAAGAGATTACCCGACGCACTTATTATAGGTGTTAAGAAATGTGGGACGAGGGCACTGCTTGAGTTTTTGAG ATTACATCCAGATGTCAGGGCAGCGGGGTCAGAGGTGCACTTCTTTGATAAATTCTATCACAAAGGCTTCGAATGGTACAG GGATAAAATGCCACCAACACTTGAAGGTCAGATTACGATGGAAAAGACCCCTTCATACTGGGTGACGAGGTCAGCTCCAAGACGTGTGTACGCCATGAACCCCAGCGTCAAATTGTTAGCAGTAGTGCGGGATCCAGTAACGAGGGCCATCAGTGATTATACGCAGTCAGCTAG TAAAAGACCAGCACTCCCTCGCTTCAAAGACCTGGCCTTAGTGAACAGCTCAGCCGGCTGGGGCGGAGCGCCCTCCGTAGTGGATGCATCCTGGCCGCCCGTCAGACTGGGCGTATATGCGAGACCTTTGAGACGCTGGCTACGAAGGTTTCCCAGGCCGAAGTTATTGTTCATCAGTGGGGAAAGGCTCGTTGCTGATCCTGCTGCTGAGATGGCTAGAGTGCAG GAATTCCTCGGCTTGAAGCGGGTGATAACagaaaagcatttttatttcaattccacAAAGGGCTTTCCTTGTCTTCTCAAATCTGAGAGCCGTTCCACTCCACATTGCCTCGGCAAGACGAAAGGCAGAAGCCATCCTCATATAGACGCGAAAACTTTAGAAAGACTGAGAGATTTCTACAGGCCGTTCAACGAAAGGTTTTACCAGTTGGCCGGAATGAACTTCGGATGGCCTTAA
- the LOC124633052 gene encoding HMG1/2-like protein: MTVQQINSNISDDSDDMVSLPSEEEIYRRKYQLLLERCEILQQDNERIITRIHEAKKITKRYRKDIKLLVERLDRHGDQFRTVCLEVETKPEVIVRPPRAGGKTQAVSKQTDKQNAGAAKKPGPKRKSKADKPERDPNAPKKPCNAFFQFCQEQRPLVVAEAEANSELGSEPSKQEVTRQLASRWRALNNEEKRVYVAMFERSKEKYAEQMSAYIKKEQ; encoded by the exons atgacagTCCAACAGATTAACTCGAATATTTCTGACGACTCAGATGATATGGTTAGTTTACCATCCGAAGAGGAGATTTATAGGCGAAAATACCAGTTGTTGTTGGAGCGATGTGAAATCTTACAACAGGATAACGAAAGAATTATTACTAG AATACATGAAGCGAAGAAAATAACCAAGCGCTACCGGAAGGACATTAAATTGTTGGTGGAGCGATTGGATAGGCATGGCGATCAGTTCAGAACTGTATGTTTGGAGGTGGAAACTAAACCTGAGGTGATAGTGCGACCGCCTAGAGCTGGGGGGAAAACTCAAGCTGTgtccaaacaaacagataaacagaatGCTGGGGCTGCTAAGAAACCTGGACCTAAAAGAAAAAGCAAAGCAGACAAG CCTGAAAGAGATCCAAATGCTCCCAAGAAGCCATGCAATGCATTCTTCCAATTTTGCCAAGAACAGCGGCCTTTAGTTGTTGCTGAAGCTGAAGCTAACTCTGAGTTGGGATCTGAACCTTCGAAGCAAGAAGTCACGAGGCAACTGGCGTCACGATGGAGAGCACTCAATAATGAAGAAAAAAGG GTATATGTGGCAATGTTTGAGAGATCTAAGGAAAAGTATGCTGAACAAATGTCCGCCTACATAAAGAAGGAGCAATGA
- the LOC124633426 gene encoding hydroxyacylglutathione hydrolase, mitochondrial isoform X2, with protein MDIKILPALQDNYMYLVVDRATKEAAVVDPVEPKSVLQAVKEHGAKLTTVLTTHHHWDHAGGNEELAKQVPDLQIYGGDERIGALTKKVQHNTMFSVGNLLVQCLFTPCHTTGHMCYYVTAPDDASESVVFTGDTLFLAGCGRFFEGNAEQMYNAMSILGSLPEQTKVYCGHEYTLQNLKFAAHVEPNNIEVLNKITWSKERREEGKPTVPSTIGEEKKYNPFMRVFEPTVMNHAQSRSAIETMKNIRLEKDSFH; from the exons ATGGACATTAAGATACTACCCGCACTACAGGACAACTACATGTACCTCGTAGTTGACCGAGCTACCAAGGAGGCTGCTGTTGTAGATCCAGTGGAGCCAAAAAGTGTGTTACAAGCTGTCAAAGAACATGGTGCAAAACTGACAACAGTTCTGACTACCCATCATCACTG GGATCATGCTGGCGGAAATGAAGAGCTTGCCAAACAAGTACCGGATCTCCAGATATATGGCGGTGATGAACGCATTGGAGCTCTGACAAAGAAAGTGCAACATAACACTATGTTTAGTGTTGGTAATTTGCTGGTACAATGCCTGTTCACTCCTTGCCATACAACAGGGCATATGTGTTATTACGTAACTGCTCCTGACGATGCATCAGAATCTGTTGTGTTTACAG GTGACACTTTATTCCTCGCTGGTTGCGGCAGGTTCTTTGAAGGCAATGCAGAACAGATGTACAATGCCATGTCGATCCTAGGCAGCTTACCAGAGCAGACCAAGGTCTACTGTGGCCATGAGTACACTCTGCAGAATCTTAAGTTTGCTGCACATGTTGAACCAAACAATATTGAGGttcttaataaaattacttgGTCAAAGGAAAGGCGAGAAGAGGGAAAACCTACG GTGCCATCAACAATCGGAGAGGAAAAGAAGTACAACCCATTCATGAGGGTGTTTGAACCGACTGTGATGAACCATGCACAGTCACGATCAGCTATTGAGACCATGAAGAATATTCGATTGGAGAAAGATTCtttccattaa
- the LOC124633426 gene encoding hydroxyacylglutathione hydrolase, mitochondrial isoform X1, with protein MLARFVNSLPLGISQQLTRLYFQVLIRNQREAHSSQEHHQLGNMDIKILPALQDNYMYLVVDRATKEAAVVDPVEPKSVLQAVKEHGAKLTTVLTTHHHWDHAGGNEELAKQVPDLQIYGGDERIGALTKKVQHNTMFSVGNLLVQCLFTPCHTTGHMCYYVTAPDDASESVVFTGDTLFLAGCGRFFEGNAEQMYNAMSILGSLPEQTKVYCGHEYTLQNLKFAAHVEPNNIEVLNKITWSKERREEGKPTVPSTIGEEKKYNPFMRVFEPTVMNHAQSRSAIETMKNIRLEKDSFH; from the exons ATGTTGGCCAGATTTGTAAATTCTTTGCCGTTAGGCATATCGCAGCAACTAACGAGGCTGTATTTCCAAG TGCTCATAAGGAACCAGCGCGAAGCACACAGCAGTCAAGAGCACCATCAACTCGGAAACATGGACATTAAGATACTACCCGCACTACAGGACAACTACATGTACCTCGTAGTTGACCGAGCTACCAAGGAGGCTGCTGTTGTAGATCCAGTGGAGCCAAAAAGTGTGTTACAAGCTGTCAAAGAACATGGTGCAAAACTGACAACAGTTCTGACTACCCATCATCACTG GGATCATGCTGGCGGAAATGAAGAGCTTGCCAAACAAGTACCGGATCTCCAGATATATGGCGGTGATGAACGCATTGGAGCTCTGACAAAGAAAGTGCAACATAACACTATGTTTAGTGTTGGTAATTTGCTGGTACAATGCCTGTTCACTCCTTGCCATACAACAGGGCATATGTGTTATTACGTAACTGCTCCTGACGATGCATCAGAATCTGTTGTGTTTACAG GTGACACTTTATTCCTCGCTGGTTGCGGCAGGTTCTTTGAAGGCAATGCAGAACAGATGTACAATGCCATGTCGATCCTAGGCAGCTTACCAGAGCAGACCAAGGTCTACTGTGGCCATGAGTACACTCTGCAGAATCTTAAGTTTGCTGCACATGTTGAACCAAACAATATTGAGGttcttaataaaattacttgGTCAAAGGAAAGGCGAGAAGAGGGAAAACCTACG GTGCCATCAACAATCGGAGAGGAAAAGAAGTACAACCCATTCATGAGGGTGTTTGAACCGACTGTGATGAACCATGCACAGTCACGATCAGCTATTGAGACCATGAAGAATATTCGATTGGAGAAAGATTCtttccattaa